One Epidermidibacterium keratini DNA segment encodes these proteins:
- a CDS encoding DUF3499 domain-containing protein, with protein sequence MKSARRCSKPECMKPAVATLTYVYAESTAVVGPLASISEPHSYDLCEDHASRLTVPRGWEVLRHEVDYADAGPSSDDLLALADAVREAARPISAPPESASPRPRPGKGRRGHLSVVPPHS encoded by the coding sequence GTGAAATCAGCCCGCCGCTGCAGCAAGCCGGAGTGTATGAAGCCGGCCGTCGCCACGCTGACCTACGTGTACGCCGAGTCGACGGCGGTCGTCGGTCCGCTCGCCTCGATCTCCGAGCCGCACAGCTATGACCTGTGCGAGGATCACGCGAGCCGGCTGACCGTGCCTCGCGGCTGGGAAGTGCTGCGCCATGAGGTCGATTACGCCGACGCCGGGCCGTCCAGCGACGACCTGCTCGCGCTGGCCGATGCCGTCCGTGAGGCCGCGCGACCGATCTCAGCACCGCCGGAGTCCGCGTCGCCGCGCCCGCGGCCCGGCAAGGGACGCCGCGGTCACCTCAGCGTCGTACCGCCTCACAGCTAG